The Acropora muricata isolate sample 2 chromosome 5, ASM3666990v1, whole genome shotgun sequence genome includes a window with the following:
- the LOC136916885 gene encoding mastermind-like protein 3 isoform X2 — MNEAGSRTIGGMTSRHSNQTHQDVIDRIRQRVSGYKKHHSECQKKYAHSLPKVHDLERQEAMNLRKRAVDRNRIINVNGKATKQNDGEGKLDAQQQQITNGFDKSSNAILHIREQILMKKRKHEQNLSDAINSFSPSNDDGSTLGSDCVNKFQRQDGLLQVSESSVANQSHQVGHPTAQLNQMPFGAIENSYIQDCSVSTARISTTIGAETCTNGGQGLSSSFLPTDFKQENTVIVSCEETTVPNKTPGTVANGLNQGSSMCTGQEFIQQQLRYIDHVIQARFNEDGAPTQTIQHQTKATVQACDDDRAHVPETQLLSRHPKSHQLKEFARKSQLAQQVVPYRDRQDHGNHQFSHQHATQYSLASAGQPSPGVPYPAGKYPGPMPKILNEQQQQMLQEPNHPIASMASGFPHHFESPHHQVGLASQPQQLQQHQQQQKSYYGLPQNNLPSSKLSHMPARSQELYSQRYQSQPVLPTSQGAALVRPAGSHNITRYSMPRSQPVYQRQTSMPPLQGQTFLNSDSQYQQQVPTFQGDQSGYSNSATELAATYHYQRRNSFPMYRNSGQASENLSFRMQQNVGSNQASLLRGVLQNSSQSIPSDRDYLVNPTRGMALPTTLQTGPLLTGRPPSTNVDLNSAVPKKQQSSILYRSAAPQQCASVLPQGGKFQATSDSRKISSESSYKVLNPNSTINRDVDERQTTASSGHNDAQFNAYSPLNTLDKAPSFTSLLEQSAINPGNLETTYTGSIPNLELLGEILGQ; from the exons ATGAACGAGGCGGGCTCTCGCACTATCGGAGGAATGACTTCGCGACATTCAAATCAGACCCATCAAGATGTTATTGATAGAATACGGCAGCGTGTCAGTGGTTACAAAAAGCATCACTCAGAATGCCAGAAAAAATATGCGCATTCCCTTCCAAAAGTACATGATTTGGAAAGACAAGAAGCGATGAATCTACGCAAGCGTGCAGTCGATCGCAATCGAATCATCAATGTAAACGGGAAGGCAACAAAGCAAAATGACGGAGAAGGAAAGCTCGATGcacaacagcaacaaataaCAAACGGGTTCGATAAGTCCTCAAATGCTATCTTGCACATTCGTGAG CAAATCCTAATGAAGAAGAGGAAACACGAACAGAACTTGAGCGATGCGATCAACTCCTTCTCTCCATCAAACGATGATGGTAGTACCCTTGGAAGTGATTGCGTTAACAAGTTTCAGAGACAAGATGGTCTTCTACAGGTTTCGGAAAGCTCCGTAGCAAATCAGTCCCACCAGGTTGGTCATCCAACAGCTCAATTAAATCAAATGCCTTTTGGTGCTATAGAAAATTCGTACATTCAAGATTGTTCTGTTAGTACAGCTAGAATATCGACCACAATCGGCGCAGAGACTTGCACAAACGGCGGTCAGGGTTTGTCGTCTTCGTTTTTACCAACGGATTTTAAACAAGAGAACACTGTTATTGTTTCTTGTGAGGAAACTACAGTTCCAAACAAAACTCCAGGGACTGTGGCCAATGGCTTGAATCAAGGGTCTAGCATGTGTACAGGTCAAGAGTTCATTCAACAACAGTTACGCTATATTGATCATGTCATTCAAGCACGTTTTAACGAGGATGGTGCACCCACACAAACTATTCAACACCAAACTAAGGCTACTGTGCAAGCTTGTGATGATGATAGGGCTCATGTGCCTGAAACTCAGCTGTTGAGTCGCCATCCAAAATCTCATCAACTAAAAGAATTTGCCCGTAAGTCACAACTTGCTCAACAAGTTGTACCTTACAGAGATCGCCAAGACCATGGAAATCATCAGTTTTCCCATCAACATGCAACGCAATATTCATTGGCCTCAGCTGGCCAACCATCACCTGGAGTACCTTACCCTGCAGGCAAATATCCTGGTCCAATGCCCAAGATTTTAAATGAGCAGCAGCAACAAATGCTTCAAGAGCCTAATCACCCCATAGCTTCTATGGCTAGTGGATTTCCTCATCACTTTGAATCTCCTCATCATCAAGTAGGTCTAGCATCACAGCCTCAACAACTGCAGCAACACCAGCAGCAGCAGAAGTCATATTATGGTTTGCCTCAAAACAATCTGCCATCATCTAAATTATCTCACATGCCAGCACGGTCTCAAGAATTATATTCTCAACGGTATCAGAGCCAACCAGTGTTGCCAACATCACAAGGAGCAGCATTGGTTAGACCTGCAGGTTCGCACAACATAACAAGGTACTCTATGCCAAGATCTCAACCAGTTTATCAACGCCAGACTTCAATGCCCCCCTTGCAAGGGCAAACATTCCTGAACTCAGATTCACAGTATCAACAGCAAGTTCCTACTTTTCAAGGTGACCAGTCTGGATATTCAAATTCTGCCACTGAACTTGCTGCTACGTACCATTATCAGAGGCGTAACTCTTTCCCTATGTACCGTAATAGTGGCCAAGCGTCAGAAAATCTGTCTTTTAGAATGCAGCAGAATGTTGGCTCTAATCAAGCCAGTCTTCTTAGAGGTGTATTACAAAATTCATCCCAGAGTATTCCATCTGACAGAGACTATTTAGTAAATCCAACCAGGGGAATGGCTTTACCAACTACCTTGCAAACAGGTCCTCTTTTGACTGGAAGGCCACCTTCAACAAATGTTGACTTGAATTCAGCTGTGCCAAAGAAGCAGCAATCATCCATCTTGTATAGAAGTGCTGCTCCTCAACAGTGTGCGTCAGTATTGCCACAAGGTGGTAAATTTCAGGCCACAAGTGATTCAAGAAAAATATCTAGTGAAAGCAGTTACAAAGTCCTTAACCCCAACTCTACCATAAACAGAGATGTGGATGAAAGACAAACAACAGCTAGCTCAGGCCACAATGATGCACAGTTTAATGCTTATTCACCACTAAATACTTTGGATAAGGCTCCATCTTTTACTTCTCTTTTGGAGCAATCTGCCATTAACCCAGGTAATCTAGAAACCACTTACACAGGATCAATTCCTAACCTAGAGCTACTTGGAGAGATTTTAGGACAATGA
- the LOC136916885 gene encoding mastermind-like protein 3 isoform X1 — protein MNEAGSRTIGGMTSRHSNQTHQDVIDRIRQRVSGYKKHHSECQKKYAHSLPKVHDLERQEAMNLRKRAVDRNRIINVNGKATKQNDGEGKLDAQQQQITNGFDKSSNAILHIREQQILMKKRKHEQNLSDAINSFSPSNDDGSTLGSDCVNKFQRQDGLLQVSESSVANQSHQVGHPTAQLNQMPFGAIENSYIQDCSVSTARISTTIGAETCTNGGQGLSSSFLPTDFKQENTVIVSCEETTVPNKTPGTVANGLNQGSSMCTGQEFIQQQLRYIDHVIQARFNEDGAPTQTIQHQTKATVQACDDDRAHVPETQLLSRHPKSHQLKEFARKSQLAQQVVPYRDRQDHGNHQFSHQHATQYSLASAGQPSPGVPYPAGKYPGPMPKILNEQQQQMLQEPNHPIASMASGFPHHFESPHHQVGLASQPQQLQQHQQQQKSYYGLPQNNLPSSKLSHMPARSQELYSQRYQSQPVLPTSQGAALVRPAGSHNITRYSMPRSQPVYQRQTSMPPLQGQTFLNSDSQYQQQVPTFQGDQSGYSNSATELAATYHYQRRNSFPMYRNSGQASENLSFRMQQNVGSNQASLLRGVLQNSSQSIPSDRDYLVNPTRGMALPTTLQTGPLLTGRPPSTNVDLNSAVPKKQQSSILYRSAAPQQCASVLPQGGKFQATSDSRKISSESSYKVLNPNSTINRDVDERQTTASSGHNDAQFNAYSPLNTLDKAPSFTSLLEQSAINPGNLETTYTGSIPNLELLGEILGQ, from the exons ATGAACGAGGCGGGCTCTCGCACTATCGGAGGAATGACTTCGCGACATTCAAATCAGACCCATCAAGATGTTATTGATAGAATACGGCAGCGTGTCAGTGGTTACAAAAAGCATCACTCAGAATGCCAGAAAAAATATGCGCATTCCCTTCCAAAAGTACATGATTTGGAAAGACAAGAAGCGATGAATCTACGCAAGCGTGCAGTCGATCGCAATCGAATCATCAATGTAAACGGGAAGGCAACAAAGCAAAATGACGGAGAAGGAAAGCTCGATGcacaacagcaacaaataaCAAACGGGTTCGATAAGTCCTCAAATGCTATCTTGCACATTCGTGAG CAGCAAATCCTAATGAAGAAGAGGAAACACGAACAGAACTTGAGCGATGCGATCAACTCCTTCTCTCCATCAAACGATGATGGTAGTACCCTTGGAAGTGATTGCGTTAACAAGTTTCAGAGACAAGATGGTCTTCTACAGGTTTCGGAAAGCTCCGTAGCAAATCAGTCCCACCAGGTTGGTCATCCAACAGCTCAATTAAATCAAATGCCTTTTGGTGCTATAGAAAATTCGTACATTCAAGATTGTTCTGTTAGTACAGCTAGAATATCGACCACAATCGGCGCAGAGACTTGCACAAACGGCGGTCAGGGTTTGTCGTCTTCGTTTTTACCAACGGATTTTAAACAAGAGAACACTGTTATTGTTTCTTGTGAGGAAACTACAGTTCCAAACAAAACTCCAGGGACTGTGGCCAATGGCTTGAATCAAGGGTCTAGCATGTGTACAGGTCAAGAGTTCATTCAACAACAGTTACGCTATATTGATCATGTCATTCAAGCACGTTTTAACGAGGATGGTGCACCCACACAAACTATTCAACACCAAACTAAGGCTACTGTGCAAGCTTGTGATGATGATAGGGCTCATGTGCCTGAAACTCAGCTGTTGAGTCGCCATCCAAAATCTCATCAACTAAAAGAATTTGCCCGTAAGTCACAACTTGCTCAACAAGTTGTACCTTACAGAGATCGCCAAGACCATGGAAATCATCAGTTTTCCCATCAACATGCAACGCAATATTCATTGGCCTCAGCTGGCCAACCATCACCTGGAGTACCTTACCCTGCAGGCAAATATCCTGGTCCAATGCCCAAGATTTTAAATGAGCAGCAGCAACAAATGCTTCAAGAGCCTAATCACCCCATAGCTTCTATGGCTAGTGGATTTCCTCATCACTTTGAATCTCCTCATCATCAAGTAGGTCTAGCATCACAGCCTCAACAACTGCAGCAACACCAGCAGCAGCAGAAGTCATATTATGGTTTGCCTCAAAACAATCTGCCATCATCTAAATTATCTCACATGCCAGCACGGTCTCAAGAATTATATTCTCAACGGTATCAGAGCCAACCAGTGTTGCCAACATCACAAGGAGCAGCATTGGTTAGACCTGCAGGTTCGCACAACATAACAAGGTACTCTATGCCAAGATCTCAACCAGTTTATCAACGCCAGACTTCAATGCCCCCCTTGCAAGGGCAAACATTCCTGAACTCAGATTCACAGTATCAACAGCAAGTTCCTACTTTTCAAGGTGACCAGTCTGGATATTCAAATTCTGCCACTGAACTTGCTGCTACGTACCATTATCAGAGGCGTAACTCTTTCCCTATGTACCGTAATAGTGGCCAAGCGTCAGAAAATCTGTCTTTTAGAATGCAGCAGAATGTTGGCTCTAATCAAGCCAGTCTTCTTAGAGGTGTATTACAAAATTCATCCCAGAGTATTCCATCTGACAGAGACTATTTAGTAAATCCAACCAGGGGAATGGCTTTACCAACTACCTTGCAAACAGGTCCTCTTTTGACTGGAAGGCCACCTTCAACAAATGTTGACTTGAATTCAGCTGTGCCAAAGAAGCAGCAATCATCCATCTTGTATAGAAGTGCTGCTCCTCAACAGTGTGCGTCAGTATTGCCACAAGGTGGTAAATTTCAGGCCACAAGTGATTCAAGAAAAATATCTAGTGAAAGCAGTTACAAAGTCCTTAACCCCAACTCTACCATAAACAGAGATGTGGATGAAAGACAAACAACAGCTAGCTCAGGCCACAATGATGCACAGTTTAATGCTTATTCACCACTAAATACTTTGGATAAGGCTCCATCTTTTACTTCTCTTTTGGAGCAATCTGCCATTAACCCAGGTAATCTAGAAACCACTTACACAGGATCAATTCCTAACCTAGAGCTACTTGGAGAGATTTTAGGACAATGA